In Macrobrachium rosenbergii isolate ZJJX-2024 chromosome 4, ASM4041242v1, whole genome shotgun sequence, one genomic interval encodes:
- the LOC136837681 gene encoding uncharacterized protein, with product MRSTLTKHQKGPINTSRYQVRGLSFPGQCCQQDGGVNPLVKLDPYLDEEGLPRIKGCLENAELSFESKHPIIVPGTYIALLLVRFQHGLLKHAGVAVLVSTLQNNYWIICLRQIAKRVCRECVACRRCEAKACSQPVAPLPKLRVKSAPPFTVTGLDFAGPLFCVDFPSKKLYILLFTCAVVRAVHLELTESLSVTDCNLAIRRFTARRGVPSVFYSDNAKTFLGASNLLKQHYGPMAPWPPNGSLLYLMRLGGEAGEEPDVANPLTPSHFLIGRSAGFQVELADDSASGVTSKDLCVREAVRLSQLEKFWNIWQSEYLRNLPCMVKGFKANCNLTRGSVVIVKEERVPRLLWPLGVITELYPGKDGMVRSAKVKTKRGFVTRPVQNLYHLEISDISEESVCYEIVVEVLMMIGVLTHSYGGEDVKYLAGLVPARALAPRAARSG from the exons ATGAGGTCAACCCTAACCAAACATCAGAAGGGTCCCATAAACACCTCTCGATATCAGGTTCGCGGGTTGTCCTTTCCAGGACAATGTTGCCAACAAGATGGTGGAGTCAATCCTTTGGTCAAACTTGATCCTTATCTAGATGAGGAAGGATTGCCGAGAATAAAGGGGTGCTTAGAGAATGCCGAATTGAGTTTTGAGAGTAAGCACCCTATCATTGTCCCTGGTACTTACATTGCTTTGTTGTTGGTTCGTTTCCAGCATGGATTGCTTAAACATGCTGGTGTTGCTGTGCTTGTTTCCACTCTGCAAAACAATTATTGGATCATTTGTCTTCGTCAGATTGCTAAGAGGGTTTGCAGAGAATGTGTCGCTTGTCGTAGATGTGAAGCCAAGGCCTGTTCCCAGCCGGTGGCTCCCCTTCCTAAGTTAAGAGTTAAATCTGCCCCTCCTTTCACTGTTACAGGTCTAGACTTTGCTGGTCccttattttgtgttgatttcccctccaagaagttgtatattcttctttttacttgtgCTGTTGTCAGAGCTGTCCACCTAGAGCTAACTGAGTCTCTCTCGGTTACTGATTGCAATTTGGCAATTCGTCGGTTTACGGCTAGACGTGGTGTACCTTCTGTGTTCTACTCTGACAATGCTAAAACCTTTTTGGGTGCCTCCAACCTGTTGAAGCAACATTATGGCCCCATGGCCCCATGGCCCCCCAATGGAAGTTTATTGTACCTAATGCGCCTTGGTGGGGAGGCTG GTGAAGAACCTGATGTTGCTAATCCCCTtactccatctcattttcttattggtcGTTCAGCAGGTTTTCAGGTGGAACTGGCAGATGACTCTGCCTCAGGTGTGACCTCAAaggatttgtgtgtgagagaggctgTGCGTCTGAGTCAGTTGGAGAAATTCTGGAACATCTGGCAATCCGAGTACCTTAGAAACCTGCCTTGCATGGTAAAGGGGTTCAAAGCTAATTGTAATTTAACAAGGGGTTCTGTTGTaatagtaaaggaagaaagagtgccTAGGCTGCTGTGGCCACTTGGAGTTATTACTGAGTTGTACCCTGGAAAGGATGGAATGGTGAGAAGTGCCAAGGTTAAAACTAAACGTGGATTTGTAACTAGACCTGTTCAAAACCTATACCATTTagagatttcagatatcagtgaggaaagtgttt GTTATGAGATTGTAGTGGAGGTTCTTATGATGATAGGAGTGTTGACACACTCCTATGGTGGGGAggatgttaaat
- the LOC136837673 gene encoding uncharacterized protein, whose amino-acid sequence MSLGANNHKYSFKVAEINVICHPLCRTKVDPKCLEPFAHLNLADEYGSNRKIQVDMLIGLDLYWKLMLPNKIVCHEGLVAQETVFGWVLSGSSIRSKDNCDVGVQLLTFSNFQEDSLSNFWDLESVGIQAQEPRSDAIKPDPILVQFEKLVSYKEGRYEVALPWKSESVKLKLLDNKHHALRRLDNLSRKLDRDPGLQEQYYTVFEEYEKEGIIEEIPPHQLEGGYPVFYLPHRPVVGEVVSELLENLYVDDWLSGADSPAEACARFDEACGMLKKAGMSLSKCTSNYKTLPMTEDSIVEGVKVLGLQWDSSSDCFTFKVENADPFGDIVCTKRNVLSLIARCFDPLGFICPFVMHAKMLFQEIWRLGLDWDEPLPEAMQGRVKLWVVGLSVLESLRINRYLFSELSWRDLPAIELHAFGDALERGYGACVYVRVPEEGNFKVTLIAARGKVAHIKKVSLPRLELLGALLCARLVVFVKSALRLVREVSVRCWTDSTVALAWIKGEPNRWKTFVANRVVEIQGLTPPSCWQHCPGKDNPADLISRGVYAEQLTQSDVWLVGPSWLRTSSLLLKEDAREGFPREEQCETDTVCVAVESDQPLFEFSRWSSFPKALNIVGWVLRFVGNCKAFHPSLRGWWSCISFDSLESSLTLLSSILHKSRVKGMKLYNYQQILTLKERRPLQKEINVWLCLK is encoded by the exons ATGAGTTTAGGGGCTAATAACCACAAATATAGCTTTAAGGTAGCtgagattaatgtaatttgtcaCCCTTTATGTAGGACCAAGGTGGATCCTAAGTGCTTAGAGCCTTTTGCGCATCTTAACCTAGCTGATGAGTATGGATCCAACCGAAAGATACAGGTGGATATGTTGATTGGATTAGATTTGTATTGGAAGCTGATGCTCCCTAACAAAATTGTGTGTCATGAAGGGCTTGTAGCCCAGGAGACTGTTTTTGGTTGGGTTTTGTCTGGATCCTCAATTAGGTCCAAAGATAACTGTGATGTAGGTGTGCAACtgttaacattttctaattttcaggaaGATAGCTTGAGTAACTTTTGGGATTTAGAATCTGTAGGTATTCAAGCCCAGGAACCACGTTCTGACGCTATTAAGCCTGACCCTATTCTGGTGCAATTTGAGAAATTGGTAAGTTACAAGGAAGGCCGTTATGAGGTGGCCCTTCCCTGGAAATCAGAgtctgtaaagttaaagttacttgATAACAAACACCATGCCTTGAGAAGATTGGATAATCTGAGTCGTAAGTTAGATAGGGACCCTGGTCTGCAGGAACAATATTATACAGTGTTTGAAGAGTATGAAAAGGAAGGTATTATAGAAGAGATCCCACCCCATCAGTTGGAGGGTGGGTACCCAGTGTTCTATTTGCCTCATAGACCTGTGGTGGGAG AGGTGGTTTCTGAATTGCTTGAGAATCTGTATGTTGATGACTGGCTTTCTGGGGCTGATAGCCCTGCTGAGGCCTGTGCAAGATTTGATGAAGCCTGTGGTATGTTGAAGAAGGCTGGTATGTCCCTATCAAAGtgtacttctaattataaaaccttGCCCATGACAGAGGATTCTATTGTAGAAGGTGTAAAGGTGTTAGGCTTACAATGGGATTCCTCCTCGGACTGTTTTACATTTAAGGTAGAGAATGCAGATCCCTTTGGGGATATTGTTTGTACTAAAAGAAATGTGTTAAGCCTAATTGCTCGATGTTTTGACCCCTTGGGGTTCATATGTCCCTTTGTTATGCATGCAAAAATGCTATTTCAAGAAATCTGGAGATTAGGTCTAGATTGGGATGAACCATTACCTGAGGCTATGCAAGGCAGAGTTAAGTTGTGGGTAGTAGGACTTTCTGTACTTGAATCATTGAGAATTAATCGttacttattttcagaattgtcCTGGAGAGATCTCCCTGCTATTGAACTTCATGCCTTTGGTGATGCGTTGGAAAGGGGGTacggtgcttgtgtgtatgtgagagtgccCGAAGAGGgtaatttcaaggtaacattGATTGCTGCTAGAGGTAAGGTAGCCCatataaagaaagtttccctcCCTAGGCTAGAATTACTTGGTGCCTTATTGTGTGCTAGACTGGTTGTATTTGTGAAGTCTGCGTTGCGGCTGGTCCGGGAGGTTTCAGTTCGATGTTGGACTGATTCCACTGTTGCCCTGGCGTGGATTAAAGGAGAACCGAATAGATGGAAAACCTTTGTAGCCAACAGAGTTGTGGAAATTCAAGGATTGACTCCACCATCTTGTTGGCAACATTGTCCTGGAAAGGACAACCCCGCAGACCTGATATCGAGAGGTGTTTATGCGGAGCAACTCACACAGTCTGATGTTTGGTTAGTGGGTCCTTCTTGGCTCCGCACCTCATCTCTCCTACTTAAGGAAGATGCGAGAGAGGGATTCCCACGAGAAGAGCAATGTGAAACAGACactgtttgtgttgctgttgagTCTGATCAGCCCTTGTTTGAGTTTTCCCGATGGAGCTCCTTTCCGAAGGCACTCAATATAGTAGGTTGGGTGTTAAGATTTGTTGGTAATTGTAAAGCTTTTCATCCCTCCCTAAGGGGCTGGTGGTCATGTATTTCTTTTGACTCTTTGGAGAGCAGTTTGACCTTGCTTTCATCAATTCTCCATAAGTCAAGGGTCAAAGGGATGAAGCTTTACAATTACCAACAAATCTTAACACTCAAAGAAAGGAGGCcattgcaaaaagaaataaatgtctggCTTTGTCTTAAGTAG